GACATCGTGATCAAGTTCTATTGAGTGATCAGGTGGCAGGCGTCAGTCTTCAGTGATGGGTTGTATGTGATGAGTCACATTCGATCCGCATCACCTGCACACTGCCGGGGAAACAGACGGTCCTGTCCGCTGGTATTCAGTCACTGGCTTTGGATTCACTATCTGCCAGCGACGCAAGGACGCGCTGAAGTTCGCTCATTGCCGCGCGATTCACGCGGTGATGCACCCACACCCCACGCGATTCGGATTCGATCAGCCCGGCGTCACGCAGGATACGCAAGTGATGGGATATCGTCGGCTGCGTAAGGTCGAAGTGCCGTTCGATGTGACACCCGCACACTTCGCCGCCACCCTGAGCGATCAAATCGAGAATCTGCATTCGAACCGGATGGCCGATGGCTTTGAACGCCGCTGCTATCGCGTCCGTTTGCGCGGACGACAGCCGTATTGCTAACACCGGCGTACACGCCGCGCCTTCGACTGCCTCGATATGTTGTGTCATGAATCGCCGCCCGTGCTAGTGCTCACCATGCACAAAGTGTAGTCGCTGCGTCAAATACATAGATAGTTATCTATATAACGCGATTCGCGTGACGACAGACACTAATCACTCCCGAGCGCACGGCGCTATAGTGCGGGCATAAGGCACTACATACGGGAGAAAAAGCGCCATGTTGTCGATCAAAGTCCTCGGGTCTGGATGTCCCAACTGCCAGCGGCTTGAACAGGAAGTGCGCGCATCGCTCGAAGGCAGCGGTATCGACTTTGAAGTGACCAAAGTGACCGACTACTCGGACATCGCCTCGTACGGAATCTTGCGCACGCCGGGGTTGGTGATCAACGAGACGGTCTTGTCCGTCGGCCGAATCCCGAACCGCCAGCAGATCCTCGAGTGGGCGAACGAAGCCAACCAGTCGCACAACTAATCGGGCAAGGATCAAACAAATCATGCGCTCCGCACACGGCGACACTTCCGGCTTTGACCGCCGAACATTCGCGATCATCGCGGTATTGGCTGTCGTCTGGATCGTCGCCTACTCGAACCTTCAACCCGTCGCCGATTGGCTGACCTACTCGCTGCTTGGCCTCAGTCAGGATAGCCGTCTAGGCGAAGCCCTCAACTTCTTCGTGTACGACGTGCCGAAGATTTTGCTGCTGTTGTCCGGCATGATCTTCGTCATCACGCTGGCACAGACGTTCATCGACGTTGCGCGGGTACGCGCGCTGGTTGAGAAACGCGGCGAAGGCATCGGCAATCTCATGGCCTCGCTGTTTGGCGCGCTGACGCCGTTCTGTTCGTGCTCGTCCGTGCCGCTTTTCATCGGATTCGTCGAGGCCGGCATCCCGCTGGGGATCACCTTCTCGTTCCTGATCACCTCGCCCATTATGAACGAAGTCGCGTTCGTCATGCTGCTCGGATTGTTCGGGTGGCAGGTCGCCGCGCTGTATTTGGTATCCGGCATCGCGATCGGCGTGGTCGCCGGCCTCGTTCTCGGCCGCATGAAGCTGGAGCGCTACGTAGAGCCGTTCGTCTTTCAGATCAAGGCCAAGAAACAGGGTGGCGCAGGAATAGCAGGGGCGCTGACGTGGGGCGATCGGTTTGAGCAGGCCGCGCAGACGACCCGCGACATCCTGCGCAAGGTGTGGCTGTTCGTCATCATCGGCATCGGCATTGGCGCGTTCATCCACGGCTACGTGCCGGAGGACGCGCTGACCGGCATCATGGGTCAGAACGCGTGGTGGTCGGTGCCGGCGTCGGTGCTGCTGGGCATTCCGCTGTATTCGAACGCGGCCGGGGTCATCCCGATCGTGAGTGCGATGCTCGGCAAGGGCGCGGCGCTTGGGACGGCGCTGGCGTTCATGATGTCGGTCGTGGCGCTCAGCTTGCCAGAGATGATTATCTTGCGGCGCGTGCTCAAACCGCGGCTGATCGCGATCTTCGTCGGCGTCGTCGCGCTCGGCATCACGCTCACGGGGTATCTGTTTAACCTCGTGATGTGGCCTCGGGGGGGGGCGCGGGGGGGGGGGGGCCCGCGGCAGGGGGGGGGGGGGGGGGGGGGGGGGGGGGGGGGGGGGGGGGGGGGGGGGGGGGGGGGGGGGGGGGGGGGGGGGGGGGGGGGGGGGGGGGGGGGGGGGGGGGGGGGGGGGGGGTGGGGGGGGGGGGGGAGGGGATTTGCCGCGGGGCGGGGGCGTGCGGGGGGCCGCCGGGGAGCGGGGGGGGGGGGGGGGGGGGGGAAGGGGGCGCCCCCGGGGGGGCGCGGGGGGGAGGAGGGGGGGAGAAAAGGGGGGGGGGGGGGGGGGAGGGGGGGGGGGGGGGGGGGGGGGGGGGGGGGGGGCCATCCGCCCCCCCCCCCCGAGGGGGAGGGGGGGGGGGGGGGGGGGTTCCCCCCCCGGGGGGGGTTTTTCCCCCCGGGGGGTTTGGGGGGGGGGGGGCGGGGTTGGGCCCCGGGGGAATTTTCCCCCGGCCGGGGGGGGGGGGGGGGGCGCCGTCAAGGGGGGGAGGGGGCCGCTGGCGGTGGCCGCGGGGGTCCCGGGGGGGGGGTGGGCGCCCGGGGGGGGGGGGGGGGGGGGGGGGGGGCCCGGGGGGGGGGGGGGGGGGCGGCGCTGGGGGGGGGGGGGGGTTTTTCGGGGGGGGGGGGGGGGGGGGGCCGGGTCGGGGCGGGGCCGGGGGCGGGGGGCCGGGGGGGGCGGCGGGGGGGCCGGGCCGGGGGGGGGGGGGGGGGGGGGGGGGGGGGGGGGGGGGGGGGGGGGGGGGGGGGGGGGGGGGGGGGAAAAAGGGGGGGGGGGGGGGGGGGGGTTCCGTCCCCGTGTGGGGGGGGGAGGGGGAAGGGAGAGGGCCTCTCCCCCCCCCCGGGGGCCCGGGGGGGGGGGGGGGGGGGGGGGGGGGCAGGGTGGGGGGGGGGGGGGGGGGGGGGGGGGGGGGGGGGGTTTTGGGGGGGTGGCGGGGGGCGGGGGGGGTCGGGGGCCGCTTTTTTGGGGGGGGGGGGAAGGAAGGAGGAAAAAAAAATTCGCCCCGCGCCCAACCACATCGACGACTGGTTGTGGGTGGGTGGGGCTCCCCCCCCCGGGGGGGGGGGTCCCCCCGCCCCCCCCCCCGGCGGGGCGGGGGGGGGCGCCGCCCCGCGGGGCCCCCGCCGGGGCAACGTCCCCGGGGCCGCCCCCCCCCCCCCCTCCCCCCCACACTTATCCCCGGGGGCGGCGGCAACGGCTCCCCCACCCCCCCCCGGGACCAACCCCCGGCCGGCGCCGGGGGGGCCCCGCGGGGGGCGCCCCGGCCCCCGGGGGCGCCGCCGCAACGCGCCCCCGGCCGCCCCCCCCGCGGAGGAAGTCGGGGCCAAATGCGGGCCCGTACCTGGCGGTGGGGCCGGCCGCCGGCCCCGCCCCCCCCGCCCGCCGGGGAACCCCCGCGAACCCCCAAAAAGGGGCGGAGCGGCCGGGTACCCCCCCCCGAGGGGGGGGGGACTCCCCCAGGAGGGTTTGCGGGGGGGGGCCCCCCCCCCCGGGCCCCGCGGCCACCCCCCGCCGCGGGGGGGAGGGGGCGAAACCCCCGGGACCGGGGGCCGCGCCGCCCACCGCCCCCACCCACACCCGGGCGGGGGGCCCCCCCCCGGGGGCCGGGGGGGCCGGGGAGCCGCCCCAACGCCAACCGGAAAAAAACCACCCGCGCCCCGCGGCGGCTCCCCCCCGGGGGGGGGGACCGGCGAAAAGCGGGGCGCGGGACGGGGCCGGGGGCCCCCCCGTTCCCCCCCCCCCCCTTTCCCGAACCCAAGCGGGCGGATAAGCCGCCTTCTGTCGTGGAGGATCATCTCTCTGGGGAGCGCGTCACCGCGCCCCTCGTGCAGTCTACCCGGCGCTTTTTGCGGGACGGGCCGCCCCAATGCGCCTGTTTGACCTTGCTCCCGGTGGGGTTTGCCGAGCCGCCGGCATTGCTGCCGGCGCTGGTGGTCTCTTACACCACCGTTTCACCCTCGCCGCTGCCTGCGAACAGGCACCGGCAATACACCTCTCTGTTGCACTTTCCGTCGGGTCGCCCCGCCGAGCAGTTAGCTCGCACCGTGCCCTATGGA
The sequence above is a segment of the Candidatus Flexicrinis affinis genome. Coding sequences within it:
- a CDS encoding thioredoxin family protein; the protein is MLSIKVLGSGCPNCQRLEQEVRASLEGSGIDFEVTKVTDYSDIASYGILRTPGLVINETVLSVGRIPNRQQILEWANEANQSHN
- a CDS encoding helix-turn-helix transcriptional regulator → MTQHIEAVEGAACTPVLAIRLSSAQTDAIAAAFKAIGHPVRMQILDLIAQGGGEVCGCHIERHFDLTQPTISHHLRILRDAGLIESESRGVWVHHRVNRAAMSELQRVLASLADSESKASD